Proteins encoded by one window of Halorubrum ruber:
- a CDS encoding DUF433 domain-containing protein, whose amino-acid sequence MSISRDEDVLGGEPRIEGTRVGVRHVAARVVDNDRSPAHVADQLEISLSEVYEALSYYYAHVEEMREFERENEAAFERIHESSLKPKETIQ is encoded by the coding sequence ATGAGTATCTCCCGCGACGAGGACGTCCTCGGGGGCGAACCCCGAATCGAGGGGACGAGAGTCGGCGTCCGGCACGTCGCGGCCAGGGTCGTCGATAACGACCGGTCACCCGCACACGTCGCAGACCAACTCGAAATCTCTCTCTCCGAGGTGTACGAGGCGCTCTCGTACTACTACGCGCACGTCGAGGAAATGCGTGAGTTCGAGCGTGAAAACGAGGCTGCCTTCGAGCGAATTCACGAGTCATCGCTGAAGCCGAAGGAAACGATTCAGTGA
- the asd gene encoding aspartate-semialdehyde dehydrogenase, whose translation MSVRVGILGATGAVGQRFIQLLDDHPTFDLAAVTASAESAGETYREAAKWRVDTPIPDDVAEMEVAETTPAGIADDDVDLLFSSLPSGVAAEVEPAFLEEGYVVSSNSSNDRMAADVPLTIPEINPGHLDLIEVQRDERGWDGALVKNPNCSTITMVPTLAAIDEFGLESVRVSTLQAVSGAGYSGVTSMEIIDNAIPHIGGEEEKMETESRKLLGEFDGAEVSLHDADVAASCNRIPTLDGHLENVFAEFADDPSPEDLREAMRSFEGAGDLPSSPDQLIKVYGDDEPERPQPRLDRTYADGMGIVAGGVQSTDAGAKYNCLAHNTIRGAAGASLLNGELLVEEGYV comes from the coding sequence ATGTCTGTCCGAGTCGGCATCCTCGGCGCGACGGGCGCCGTGGGCCAGCGATTCATCCAGTTGCTCGACGACCACCCGACGTTCGACCTCGCCGCGGTCACGGCGAGCGCGGAGAGCGCGGGCGAGACGTACCGCGAGGCGGCCAAGTGGCGCGTCGACACGCCCATCCCGGACGACGTCGCCGAGATGGAGGTCGCGGAGACGACGCCCGCGGGCATCGCGGACGACGATGTCGACCTCCTGTTCTCCTCGCTCCCCTCGGGCGTCGCGGCCGAGGTCGAGCCCGCCTTCTTGGAGGAGGGCTACGTCGTCTCCTCGAACTCCTCGAACGACCGGATGGCGGCGGACGTGCCGCTCACCATCCCGGAGATCAACCCCGGTCACCTCGACCTGATCGAGGTCCAGCGCGACGAGCGCGGCTGGGACGGCGCCCTCGTGAAGAACCCGAACTGCTCGACGATCACGATGGTGCCGACGCTCGCGGCGATCGACGAGTTCGGTCTTGAGAGCGTCCGCGTCTCGACGCTTCAGGCCGTCTCCGGCGCCGGCTACTCCGGTGTCACCTCGATGGAGATCATCGACAACGCCATCCCGCACATCGGCGGCGAGGAGGAGAAGATGGAGACGGAGTCGCGCAAGCTGCTCGGCGAGTTCGACGGCGCCGAGGTCAGTCTCCACGACGCCGACGTGGCGGCCTCCTGTAACCGGATCCCCACGCTCGACGGTCACTTGGAGAACGTCTTCGCCGAGTTCGCCGACGACCCCTCCCCCGAGGACCTCCGCGAGGCGATGCGCTCGTTCGAGGGTGCCGGCGACCTCCCGAGCTCGCCCGACCAGCTGATCAAGGTGTACGGCGACGACGAGCCCGAGCGCCCGCAGCCCCGCCTCGACCGCACGTACGCGGACGGGATGGGGATCGTCGCCGGCGGCGTCCAGTCGACGGACGCCGGCGCGAAGTACAACTGCCTCGCGCACAACACGATCCGCGGCGCGGCCGGCGCCTCGCTGCTCAACGGCGAACTGCTCGTCGAGGAGGGGTACGTCTAA
- a CDS encoding DNA-3-methyladenine glycosylase family protein: MAALIDRHGRLSVEPAADEFGRLCTSIVNQQLSTASANAIRERFLDVLGGEPTPDRVLAADEAALREAGLSGTKVDYLRNVATAFRDDERDFTRAGLAGVSDDEVVDRLTEIRGVGEWTARMYLIFALGREDVLPLGDLAVRKGIEQAYNDGAELSRAEMREIGETWRPYRSYGTRYIWAEYES; the protein is encoded by the coding sequence ATGGCGGCGCTGATCGACCGGCACGGACGGCTCTCGGTCGAGCCCGCCGCCGACGAGTTCGGTCGGCTCTGTACCTCGATCGTGAACCAGCAGCTCTCGACCGCCTCCGCGAACGCGATCCGCGAGCGGTTCCTGGACGTGCTGGGCGGCGAGCCGACGCCCGACCGCGTCCTCGCGGCCGACGAGGCGGCGCTGCGCGAGGCCGGGCTCAGCGGCACGAAGGTCGACTACCTGCGCAACGTCGCGACCGCGTTCCGCGACGACGAGCGCGACTTCACCCGGGCGGGGCTGGCGGGCGTGAGCGACGACGAGGTCGTCGACCGGCTCACCGAGATTCGTGGGGTGGGCGAGTGGACCGCCCGGATGTACCTCATCTTCGCGCTCGGCCGCGAGGACGTGCTCCCACTCGGCGACCTCGCGGTGCGGAAGGGGATCGAGCAGGCCTACAACGACGGCGCGGAGCTGAGCCGGGCGGAGATGCGCGAGATCGGCGAGACGTGGCGCCCCTACCGGAGCTACGGCACGCGGTACATCTGGGCAGAGTACGAGTCGTAG
- a CDS encoding RNA-guided endonuclease InsQ/TnpB family protein codes for MEVRRTAPVKLIVPDERRDDLHESARQFLHCANRAAEFCWDDRSYTNCVTANSTARDALYAELREETELTANLVQEAIRRAVQATKGVVERWKQGKRVSQPEFTSWSMLYDKRSATFYRNKVSLSTVNGRVECEFELPADSLTPYEQYVLSDEYEFRASTLQYDKATDEFYFHITTRKDDDDDNEVSADTGHQTVLGIDLGVNSLAVSSTGTFWQGDEYDHWCREFEKRRGEMQQRGTQAAHNALLRLGKREEAWRKQYIHTVANEIVSEAVEHDCDVIVFEELTDIRERLPYAKWHHVWAFRRLAEYVEYKAPEQGVSVEQVEPNHTSQRCSRTDCGFTHEDNRHGEHFECQKCGYEVNADYNAAKNIGVRYARKQRHSLRSSPKSGSGDAPVDVRVNGGTVNGESYQPIAGD; via the coding sequence ATGGAGGTGCGTCGAACCGCGCCGGTCAAACTCATCGTTCCCGACGAGCGGCGCGACGACCTCCACGAATCCGCGCGACAGTTCCTTCACTGCGCGAATCGTGCTGCCGAGTTCTGTTGGGACGACCGTTCCTACACGAACTGCGTCACGGCGAACTCAACTGCGCGAGACGCACTCTACGCGGAGCTGCGGGAAGAAACTGAACTCACCGCGAACCTCGTTCAAGAAGCCATCCGACGCGCCGTCCAAGCGACGAAAGGCGTCGTTGAACGGTGGAAACAGGGGAAGCGTGTGAGCCAACCGGAGTTCACGTCGTGGAGTATGCTCTATGACAAGCGGAGTGCGACGTTCTATCGGAACAAAGTTTCACTCTCAACCGTCAACGGGCGGGTTGAGTGCGAGTTTGAACTTCCGGCGGACAGCCTGACGCCCTACGAACAGTACGTTCTTTCGGACGAGTATGAGTTCCGGGCGAGTACACTCCAATACGACAAGGCGACTGACGAGTTCTACTTCCACATTACAACCCGGAAGGACGATGATGACGATAACGAGGTTTCGGCAGATACCGGGCACCAAACAGTCCTCGGTATCGACCTCGGCGTCAACAGCCTCGCCGTCTCTTCGACCGGCACGTTCTGGCAGGGAGACGAGTACGACCATTGGTGCCGCGAGTTCGAGAAGCGGCGTGGGGAGATGCAACAGCGCGGCACGCAAGCCGCACACAATGCCCTGCTTCGCCTCGGAAAGCGCGAAGAAGCCTGGCGGAAACAGTACATCCACACGGTTGCCAACGAGATCGTTTCGGAAGCCGTCGAACACGACTGCGACGTGATCGTGTTCGAGGAGTTAACGGACATCCGTGAGCGACTTCCATACGCGAAGTGGCACCACGTGTGGGCGTTCCGACGCCTCGCCGAGTATGTCGAGTACAAAGCACCAGAGCAAGGCGTCTCCGTGGAGCAAGTTGAGCCGAACCACACGTCCCAACGTTGTTCTCGGACGGACTGTGGGTTCACGCATGAAGACAACCGCCACGGTGAACACTTTGAGTGCCAGAAGTGCGGGTACGAGGTCAACGCGGACTACAATGCAGCGAAGAATATCGGGGTGCGATACGCCCGGAAACAGAGACACAGCCTCCGTTCCTCGCCCAAGTCGGGGAGCGGAGACGCACCAGTAGACGTGCGTGTGAATGGTGGAACGGTGAACGGCGAGAGTTACCAGCCTATTGCTGGCGACTGA
- a CDS encoding DUF5615 family PIN-like protein → MFGEFTEDAELLAWCGEHGVALMTNNARDFEELHREIDHAGLLLYYDQNRPDEDPEGLARVVDEVFTQYGATDIENEVVDLDEWYDWLHG, encoded by the coding sequence GTGTTCGGCGAGTTCACTGAGGACGCGGAGCTACTGGCGTGGTGCGGCGAGCACGGCGTCGCGCTGATGACGAACAACGCGCGGGACTTCGAGGAACTACACCGGGAGATCGACCACGCAGGGCTACTGCTCTACTACGATCAGAACCGCCCCGACGAGGATCCGGAAGGACTAGCGCGAGTCGTGGACGAAGTGTTCACCCAGTACGGGGCGACGGATATCGAAAACGAGGTCGTTGACCTCGACGAGTGGTACGACTGGCTACACGGGTGA
- a CDS encoding Na+/H+ antiporter NhaC family protein, whose protein sequence is MSEFGALSIVPPLLAIALAIVTRKAILSLFLGIWSGAVIYTGGLGIVQTFDWIVAAIIADDGFQATILVFTLLLGSGVALVWNLGGTYAIRDWAIERLDTQRKAGLAAWALGIVLFFDDYANTAIVGSAMKDVSDQLRISREKLSYIVDSTAAPVATLGISSWVAFQLSLIDEGYAEAGVAEANRPSTFEVFLSSIPFNMYAILAIAMVAIVVLWGRDYGEMLTAEHRSWTTGQVTREGAEPMQDVAGELGEPPASTPRLINFFAPVAVLIVVTVGTAFWSGGFAPTGFLADFLAAEFGSAGDRLWEAVINADFATALMIGAFGMVLSGFVLGKVYRVFGFGDATEYTVDGFGIMLTAVSILVLAWGIGEVISALETGQYVAEATVGTVPQAVLPALVMVVAGFIAFSTGTSWGTMGIMTPIAVPIAWEITGGGAEGHTLVAVMVGVIFSGAIFGDHSSPISDTTVLSATFTGADLIDHVRTQIYYAVTVGLVSVALLLVWGFLGITPFVLLPVGVLTLVALVYLLSEFDAGRRGIDPVSVSEPQEPEADTISVGGSEKRE, encoded by the coding sequence ATGTCCGAGTTCGGAGCGCTCTCGATCGTCCCGCCGCTGCTCGCCATCGCGCTCGCGATCGTCACCCGCAAGGCGATCCTCTCGCTGTTCCTCGGCATCTGGTCGGGCGCCGTGATCTACACGGGCGGGCTCGGGATCGTCCAGACGTTCGACTGGATCGTCGCCGCGATCATCGCCGACGACGGGTTCCAGGCGACGATCCTCGTGTTCACGCTCCTGCTCGGCTCCGGCGTGGCGCTGGTGTGGAACCTCGGCGGGACCTACGCGATCCGCGACTGGGCGATCGAGCGCCTCGACACGCAGCGCAAGGCGGGGCTGGCGGCGTGGGCGCTCGGGATCGTCCTCTTCTTCGACGACTACGCCAACACCGCCATCGTCGGCTCGGCGATGAAAGACGTCTCCGACCAGCTCCGGATATCCCGCGAGAAGCTCTCGTACATCGTCGACTCCACCGCTGCCCCGGTCGCCACGCTCGGGATCTCCTCGTGGGTCGCGTTCCAGCTGTCGCTGATCGACGAGGGGTACGCGGAGGCGGGCGTCGCCGAGGCGAACCGGCCGAGCACCTTCGAGGTGTTCCTCTCTTCGATCCCGTTCAACATGTACGCGATCCTCGCGATCGCGATGGTCGCCATCGTGGTGCTGTGGGGGCGCGACTACGGCGAGATGCTGACGGCGGAACACCGGTCGTGGACGACCGGGCAGGTCACTCGAGAGGGCGCGGAGCCGATGCAGGACGTGGCCGGCGAGCTGGGCGAACCGCCGGCGTCGACGCCTCGGCTGATCAACTTCTTCGCGCCGGTCGCGGTCCTGATCGTCGTCACAGTGGGGACCGCGTTCTGGTCCGGCGGCTTCGCGCCGACCGGGTTCCTCGCCGACTTCCTCGCGGCCGAGTTCGGGAGCGCGGGCGACCGCCTCTGGGAGGCGGTCATCAACGCTGACTTCGCGACCGCGCTGATGATCGGCGCGTTCGGCATGGTGCTGTCCGGGTTCGTCCTCGGGAAGGTCTACCGGGTCTTCGGCTTCGGCGACGCGACGGAGTACACCGTCGACGGGTTCGGAATCATGCTCACCGCGGTGTCGATCCTCGTGCTCGCGTGGGGGATCGGCGAGGTGATCTCCGCGCTGGAGACGGGCCAGTACGTCGCCGAGGCGACGGTCGGGACGGTTCCACAGGCCGTCCTCCCGGCGCTCGTGATGGTCGTCGCCGGCTTCATCGCCTTCTCGACCGGGACCTCGTGGGGCACGATGGGGATCATGACCCCGATCGCGGTCCCCATCGCCTGGGAGATCACCGGCGGCGGCGCGGAGGGGCACACCCTCGTCGCGGTGATGGTCGGCGTCATCTTCTCCGGGGCCATCTTCGGCGACCACAGCTCGCCAATCTCCGACACGACGGTGCTGTCCGCGACGTTCACCGGCGCGGACCTCATCGACCACGTCCGCACCCAGATCTACTACGCGGTCACCGTGGGGTTAGTCTCCGTGGCGCTGCTGCTCGTGTGGGGATTCCTCGGAATTACGCCGTTCGTGTTGCTCCCGGTCGGCGTCCTGACGCTCGTCGCGCTCGTCTACCTGCTCTCGGAGTTCGACGCCGGGCGCCGCGGGATCGACCCCGTCTCGGTCTCGGAGCCGCAGGAACCGGAAGCGGACACGATCAGCGTCGGTGGAAGCGAAAAACGAGAGTGA
- a CDS encoding histidine kinase N-terminal 7TM domain-containing protein: MSPIFLAHVAVFAAAAVACVAAVPRALRIRDAETRQGFVALLIAVTLWAGGYVGYLVAPGSAAKVGFYIVGFVFALLAVGTWLYFCAAYTGRSPRRAPYRRAAIGVFAATALLKVTNPLHGLYFTTAWRTEPFPHLAIQHGPLYWAVLGLSYAVIAVGFFMLLEQFYYTGTDSRPLIGLVALTGIPTVATVFGAASPRLLPLMYEPPGVALFALGTLFVYFRRFETIQFAAESDAAAVFVDRAGHVRDFNRAARDLFPELGDAVGDPLESVLPNLAADVDENGLVRVGEGEAQRFYRVTRNAFTSGGAMGGELLAIDDVTDRERYRISLEERTEQLEALNRVVRHDIRNDMAVIHGWAETLEDHVDDDGRDALERVLRKSRHVIELTEIARDFVDSLAADVAPETKPVDLGELLDGEIRAARDSFPEATFVVDGDLPPVTVRANELLTSVFRNLLNNAVQHNDTETPTVTVGMEATADRVRVRVADDGPGIPDEVRPNLFGKGQKGIDSSGSGIGLYLVSILTAQFGGDVRVKDNEPRGAVFVVDLPRIDGDPPQATTPGPP; encoded by the coding sequence ATGAGCCCGATATTCCTCGCACACGTGGCCGTGTTCGCGGCCGCCGCGGTCGCGTGCGTCGCGGCCGTGCCGCGGGCTCTGCGGATACGAGACGCCGAGACGCGGCAGGGGTTCGTCGCGCTCCTGATCGCGGTGACCCTCTGGGCCGGCGGCTACGTCGGGTACCTCGTCGCGCCCGGCTCGGCGGCGAAGGTCGGGTTCTACATCGTCGGGTTCGTGTTCGCGCTGCTGGCGGTGGGGACGTGGCTCTACTTCTGTGCCGCCTACACGGGGCGGTCGCCGCGACGCGCCCCGTATCGGCGGGCCGCGATCGGCGTCTTCGCCGCGACGGCCCTCCTGAAGGTCACGAACCCGCTCCACGGCCTCTACTTCACGACGGCGTGGCGGACGGAGCCGTTCCCGCACCTGGCGATCCAACATGGACCCCTCTACTGGGCGGTGCTCGGTCTGTCGTACGCGGTCATCGCCGTCGGCTTCTTCATGCTCTTAGAGCAGTTCTACTACACCGGGACCGACAGCCGGCCGCTGATCGGGCTCGTCGCCCTCACCGGGATCCCGACGGTCGCCACCGTCTTCGGCGCCGCGTCCCCGCGACTGCTCCCGCTGATGTACGAGCCGCCGGGCGTCGCGCTGTTCGCGCTCGGAACGCTGTTCGTCTACTTCCGCCGGTTCGAGACGATCCAGTTCGCCGCCGAGAGCGACGCCGCCGCGGTCTTCGTCGACCGGGCCGGCCACGTCCGCGATTTCAACCGGGCCGCCCGGGACCTGTTTCCGGAGCTGGGCGACGCGGTCGGCGACCCCCTGGAGTCGGTCCTGCCGAACCTCGCGGCAGACGTGGACGAGAACGGGCTCGTCCGCGTCGGCGAGGGGGAAGCACAGCGGTTCTATCGGGTCACTCGGAACGCGTTCACCTCCGGCGGGGCGATGGGCGGCGAGCTGCTCGCGATCGACGACGTGACCGACCGGGAGAGGTACAGAATCAGCTTAGAGGAGCGGACCGAACAGCTCGAGGCCCTGAACCGCGTGGTGCGCCACGACATCCGAAACGACATGGCGGTGATCCACGGCTGGGCCGAGACGCTCGAGGACCACGTCGACGACGACGGTCGGGACGCGCTCGAACGCGTGTTGCGGAAGTCGAGACACGTCATCGAGCTCACCGAGATCGCCCGCGACTTCGTCGACTCGCTCGCGGCGGACGTCGCGCCGGAGACGAAGCCGGTCGATCTCGGCGAACTGCTCGACGGCGAGATCCGGGCGGCGCGCGACTCGTTCCCCGAGGCGACCTTCGTCGTCGACGGCGACCTCCCGCCGGTCACGGTCCGCGCCAACGAGCTGCTGACCTCCGTGTTTCGGAACCTGTTGAACAACGCCGTCCAGCACAACGACACCGAGACGCCGACGGTCACCGTCGGGATGGAGGCCACGGCGGACCGCGTTCGGGTCCGCGTCGCCGACGACGGCCCCGGTATCCCGGACGAGGTCCGACCGAACCTCTTCGGGAAGGGTCAGAAGGGGATCGACAGCTCCGGGTCGGGGATCGGCCTCTACCTCGTCTCGATCCTGACGGCGCAGTTCGGCGGCGACGTCCGGGTCAAGGACAACGAGCCGCGCGGCGCCGTCTTCGTCGTCGACCTCCCGAGGATCGACGGCGATCCGCCGCAAGCCACAACTCCCGGCCCGCCATAG
- a CDS encoding RimK/LysX family protein: MSSDSVRVGVLSLHNSKETKAICNAVEDLGHEPVWLREENAAVSVEDGDVSVEPAVDVIANRLLLSNTDQPAELLGLATTFERIRPMLNEPDAVLASIHKFATAATLADWNIRVPDALLALSNDRLNEGRERFGDVGVYKTAIGTHGGGTWKVDLTERVNPKVGNRQAFLQQLIDRDDEKHRDLRVYVVGDEIVGSMYRYAPEGDWRTNVALGGAVEDATDDMPQEAADTALYAAEVMGLDYAGVDLVEGYDGWYVLEVNPTAGFKGLFEATGTSPAPHIARLAIETVGGEVDDDAVERVAASLDDSRPSCAPAPKPSSTEQPDIGYIEEVVVTGTSGSTQALAKSDTGATRTSIDTQLAAEIGAGPIKSMTRVKSGSVKGGKARPVVDLVIGIGGNQHTVTASVEDRGHMEYPLLLGRDILTDYRVDVRRRADTDETERDEAGEILEEEEE, encoded by the coding sequence ATGAGTTCGGACTCGGTTCGGGTGGGAGTGCTGTCGCTACACAACAGCAAGGAGACGAAGGCGATCTGCAACGCGGTTGAGGACCTCGGCCACGAGCCGGTGTGGCTCCGGGAGGAGAACGCCGCGGTCAGCGTCGAGGACGGCGACGTCTCCGTCGAGCCCGCGGTCGACGTGATCGCGAACCGCCTCCTCTTGTCGAACACCGACCAGCCCGCGGAGCTACTGGGGCTGGCGACGACGTTCGAGCGCATCCGGCCGATGCTGAACGAGCCGGATGCCGTCCTCGCGTCGATCCACAAGTTCGCGACGGCCGCGACGCTCGCGGACTGGAACATCCGCGTGCCGGACGCGCTGCTGGCGCTGTCGAACGACCGCCTCAACGAGGGGCGCGAGCGGTTCGGCGACGTGGGCGTGTACAAGACCGCGATCGGGACCCACGGCGGCGGGACGTGGAAGGTCGACCTCACGGAGCGGGTGAACCCGAAGGTGGGGAACCGGCAGGCGTTCCTCCAGCAGCTGATCGACCGCGACGACGAGAAGCACCGCGACCTGCGGGTGTACGTCGTCGGCGACGAGATCGTCGGCTCGATGTACCGCTACGCGCCGGAGGGCGACTGGCGCACGAACGTCGCGCTCGGCGGCGCTGTCGAGGACGCGACCGACGACATGCCCCAGGAGGCCGCCGACACCGCCCTCTACGCGGCCGAGGTGATGGGGCTCGACTACGCCGGCGTCGACCTCGTCGAGGGGTACGACGGCTGGTACGTCCTCGAAGTGAACCCCACCGCCGGCTTCAAAGGGCTCTTCGAGGCGACCGGCACGAGCCCCGCCCCGCACATCGCGCGGCTCGCGATCGAGACGGTCGGCGGCGAGGTGGACGACGACGCGGTCGAGCGCGTCGCCGCCAGTCTCGACGACTCGCGGCCCTCCTGCGCACCGGCGCCGAAACCGAGCTCGACCGAGCAGCCCGACATCGGCTACATCGAGGAGGTCGTCGTCACCGGCACCTCCGGCTCGACGCAGGCGCTCGCGAAGTCTGACACGGGCGCGACCCGGACGAGCATCGACACCCAGCTCGCCGCCGAGATCGGCGCCGGCCCGATCAAGAGCATGACGCGCGTCAAGTCGGGCAGCGTGAAGGGCGGGAAGGCCCGTCCCGTGGTCGACCTCGTCATCGGCATCGGCGGCAACCAGCACACCGTCACCGCGAGCGTCGAGGACCGCGGGCACATGGAGTACCCGCTCCTCCTCGGCCGCGACATCCTCACCGACTACCGGGTCGACGTGCGTCGGCGCGCCGACACCGACGAGACCGAACGCGACGAGGCGGGCGAGATCCTCGAAGAAGAGGAAGAGTAG
- a CDS encoding 3-hydroxyacyl-CoA dehydrogenase/enoyl-CoA hydratase family protein yields the protein MQLEDVQRVAVLGAGNMGHGIAEVAALAGYDVSLRDINDELVQNGYDQIEWSLGKLAEKDRIGDDEADAALDRVEAFVDLEDALDGADVVVEVVPEKMAIKKDVYDEVVEHAPEEAVFVTNTSSLSITELSEVTDRPERFCGMHFFNPPVRMDLVEVISGKHTSEDTLELIEGLAESMGKTPVRVRKDSPGFIVNRILVPLMNEAAWIVESGDATMEAVDSTTKFGMGLPMGSFELADQVGIDVGYHVLEYMHEVLGDAYRPCPLLGEKVEAENLGKKTGKGFYDYEDGDGAQIPSDAVDEDVRRRLLAVMANETAGLIGNDVADADDIDEAVKLGAGFPDGPAKLADEEGLDALVETLDALAEETGEARYEATDYLREAGESGGFRGGASGGSGDASDAEDGPDYEVLNVAVDDRVGHVEIDRPHRMNTISGEVLDELADAIDRLDDDDEVRAILLSGAGDRAFSAGADVQSMAAGGADPIHAVELSRQGQQTFGKLEESDKPVVAAIDGYCLGGGMELATAADMRIASERSELGQPELDLGLLPGWGGTQRLARIVGEGRAKEIILTADRYDAETMAEYDFVNEVVPDDELDERARELAEQLAGGPPIAQKYTKRAIHAGRTDNEAGLEVEAMGFGHVMNTDDLMEGVTAFMGDGEPEFEGK from the coding sequence ATGCAGCTCGAAGACGTTCAGCGCGTGGCAGTGCTCGGCGCCGGAAACATGGGGCACGGCATCGCGGAAGTGGCGGCGCTCGCCGGCTACGACGTGTCGCTCCGCGACATCAACGACGAGCTCGTCCAGAACGGGTACGACCAGATCGAGTGGTCGCTCGGCAAGCTCGCCGAGAAGGACCGGATCGGCGACGACGAGGCCGACGCCGCGCTCGACCGCGTCGAGGCGTTCGTCGACCTCGAGGACGCGCTCGACGGCGCCGACGTCGTCGTCGAGGTCGTCCCCGAGAAGATGGCGATCAAGAAGGACGTGTACGACGAGGTCGTCGAGCACGCGCCCGAGGAGGCCGTCTTCGTCACCAACACCTCCAGCCTCTCTATCACCGAGCTCTCCGAGGTCACCGACCGCCCCGAGCGCTTCTGCGGCATGCACTTCTTCAACCCGCCGGTGCGGATGGACCTCGTCGAGGTCATCTCCGGGAAGCACACGAGCGAGGACACCCTCGAACTGATCGAGGGGCTCGCGGAGTCGATGGGGAAGACCCCGGTCCGCGTCCGCAAGGACAGCCCCGGCTTCATCGTCAACCGGATCCTCGTCCCGCTGATGAACGAGGCGGCGTGGATCGTCGAGTCCGGCGACGCGACGATGGAGGCGGTCGACTCCACGACGAAGTTCGGGATGGGCCTCCCGATGGGCTCGTTCGAGCTCGCCGACCAGGTCGGCATCGACGTGGGCTACCACGTGCTGGAGTACATGCACGAGGTGCTCGGCGACGCCTACCGTCCCTGCCCGCTGCTCGGCGAGAAGGTGGAGGCGGAGAACCTCGGGAAGAAGACCGGGAAGGGGTTCTACGACTACGAGGACGGCGACGGCGCCCAGATCCCCAGCGACGCGGTCGACGAGGACGTCCGCCGCCGCCTGCTCGCCGTGATGGCCAACGAGACGGCCGGCCTCATCGGCAACGACGTGGCCGACGCCGACGACATCGACGAGGCCGTCAAGCTCGGCGCGGGCTTCCCCGACGGCCCCGCCAAGCTCGCGGACGAGGAGGGGCTCGACGCGCTCGTCGAGACGCTCGACGCGCTCGCGGAAGAGACGGGCGAGGCGCGCTACGAGGCGACCGACTATCTCCGCGAGGCCGGCGAATCCGGCGGGTTCCGCGGCGGCGCGAGTGGCGGGAGCGGCGACGCGAGCGACGCCGAGGATGGCCCCGACTACGAGGTGCTGAACGTCGCGGTCGACGACCGTGTCGGCCACGTCGAGATCGACCGCCCGCACCGGATGAACACGATCAGCGGCGAAGTCCTCGACGAGCTCGCGGACGCGATCGACCGGCTGGACGACGACGACGAGGTCCGGGCCATCCTGCTGTCCGGCGCCGGTGACCGCGCCTTCTCCGCGGGCGCGGACGTCCAGAGCATGGCCGCGGGCGGCGCCGACCCGATCCACGCCGTGGAGCTCTCCCGACAGGGCCAGCAGACGTTCGGCAAGCTCGAGGAGTCGGACAAGCCCGTAGTCGCCGCCATCGACGGCTACTGCCTCGGCGGCGGGATGGAGCTGGCGACCGCCGCGGACATGCGGATCGCCTCCGAGCGCTCCGAGCTCGGTCAGCCCGAGCTGGACCTCGGCCTGCTTCCGGGGTGGGGTGGCACGCAGCGCCTCGCCCGGATCGTCGGTGAGGGGCGCGCGAAGGAGATCATCCTCACCGCCGACCGCTACGACGCGGAGACGATGGCCGAGTACGACTTCGTCAACGAGGTCGTCCCGGACGACGAGCTCGACGAGCGGGCCCGCGAGCTGGCCGAGCAGCTGGCCGGCGGCCCGCCGATCGCCCAGAAGTACACGAAGCGCGCGATCCACGCCGGCCGGACGGACAACGAGGCCGGGCTGGAGGTCGAGGCGATGGGCTTCGGCCACGTAATGAACACCGACGACCTCATGGAAGGGGTCACGGCGTTCATGGGCGACGGCGAGCCCGAGTTCGAAGGGAAGTAG